In a single window of the Zea mays cultivar B73 chromosome 5, Zm-B73-REFERENCE-NAM-5.0, whole genome shotgun sequence genome:
- the LOC103625760 gene encoding uncharacterized protein: MSPSHTEDEFASSDSSDSEDETLLLVNLLTLNIAAQHHHRRRSGIPRRVIHRDHFAGENLIQHHYFAANPVYPPHVFRRRFRMSRPLFLRILHGLQQHDIYFTQRVDATGMPGLGPLQKVCAAMRILAYGLPSDAVDEYIQIGESTARECLHHFCRAIIACFSVWYLRTPTQDDITRIMHNSESRGFPGMLGSIDCMHWEWRNCPTAWRGQFCGRNGRASMILEAVASYDLWIWHAFFGMPGTNNDVNVLHRSPVFDPITTGRMPPVNYTVNGHAYNFGYYLADGIYPNWPTFVKAIRHPYEEKKVYFT, from the exons ATGTCTCCGAGTCATACGGAAGATGAGTTTGCTTCGAGTGATTCGAGTGATAGTGAGGACGAAACTCTTTTGCTTGTCAACCTACTAACCCTCAACATTGCGGCTCAACACCATCACCGCCGACGGTCGGGTATACCCCGCCGTGTCATTCACAGAGATCATTTCGCTGGAGAAAACCTCATCCAACATCACTACTTCGCCGCTAACCCAGTGTATCCACCGCATGTGTTTCGTAGAAG GTTCCGCATGAGTAGGCCTTTGTTTCTCCGCATTCTGCATGGTCTTCAACAACACGATATTTACTTTACACAAAGAGTTGACGCTACTGGTATGCCCGGACTAGGACCATTACAAAAAGTTTGTGCGGCCATGCGGATACTTGCTTATGGCTTACCTTCTGATGCGGTAGACGAGTATATTCAAATTGGGGAATCAACGGCTAGGGAATGCCTTCATCATTTTTGTCGCGCAATCATTGCCTGTTTTAGTGTCTGGTATTTACGCACTCCAACTCAAGATGACATTACTCGCATCATGCATAATAGTGAGTCGCGGGGTTTTCCTGGCATGTTGGGATCCATCGATTGCATGCACTGGGAGTGGAGGAACTGTCCAACGGCATGGCGAGGTCAATTTTGTGGTCGAAATGGTAGGGCATCGATGATACTTGAAGCAGTTGCATCGTATGATCTATGGATTTGGCATGCATTTTTTGGCATGCCTGGGACAAACAATGACGTTAACGTGCTCCACCGATCCCCCGTATTTGACCCAATCACTACTGGTCGAATGCCACCTGTCAATTACACAGTTAATGGTCATGCGTACAACTTCGGTTATTACCTCGCTGATGGTATTTACCCCAACTGGCCTACTTTTGTGAAAGCAATCCGACACCCTTACGAGGAAAAGAAAGTCTACTTCACTTAG
- the LOC100279406 gene encoding Pentatricopeptide repeat-containing protein At4g21065, translating into MSSATCRRGFNGKFRRIASAPSPLLHRTGLSPPADCGARAAEQHCLHLLERSSAPAAVLQSLAFLLKSGLHANPLVLTRLFASSAAAAPALLEPLVAALLVPSVPIDAFLANTLIRAHAASPLPSARLRAASFFPLMLRSATLPNKFTFPFLLKACAAFPGVGVQAHAAALKFGFTTDQYVSNTLIHMYSCFGGEFLGDARNVFDRMAKSSAVTWSAMIGGYVRSGLSSDAVGLFREMQASGVRPDEVTMIGVLAAAADLGALELARWVGRFVEKEGIGKSVTLCNALIDALAKCGDLDGAMAVFQGMKERTIVSWTSVIDALAMEGRGKEAVAVFEEMKTAGVRPDDVAFIGVLTACSHAGMVDEGYGYFESMRMAYGIDPKIEHYGCMVDMFGRAGMVERAMEFVHKMPMKPNPIIWRTLVAACRAHGRLELGETITRNLLNEYPAHEANYVMLSNVYALTRRWKEKSEIRREMSKRGIKKVPGCSLVELDGEVHEFIAGDESHPQWKEIYMMVEEMARELRRAGHISATSEVLLDLDEEDKEVALQWHSEKLAIAFVLLRTPPGTQVRVVKNLRVCSDCHAAIKCISLVYNREIIVRDRSRFHRFKNGSCSCNDFW; encoded by the coding sequence ATGAGCTCGGCCACATGCCGCCGCGGCTTCAATGGCAAGTTCCGTCGCATCGCATCCGCGCCGTCGCCGCTTCTCCACCGCACCGGCCTGTCGCCACCCGCCGACTGTGGCGCGCGGGCTGCGGAGCAGCACTGCCTCCACCTTCTAGAGCGCTCCTCCGCGCCGGCCGCCGTCCTGCAGTCcctcgccttcctcctcaagtCCGGCCTCCACGCCAACCCGCTCGTCCTCACCAGGCTCTTCGCGTCCTCCGCTGCTGCGGCGCCCGCGCTGCTTGAGCCCCTTGTCGCTGCGCTCCTCGTGCCCTCCGTCcccatcgacgcgttcctcgccaaCACTCTCATCCGCGCGCACGCCGCCTCCCCGCTCCCTTCGGCCCGCCTCCGCGCCGCCTCCTTCTTCCCGCTCATGCTCCGCAGCGCCACGTTGCCGAACAAGTTCACCTTCCCGTTCCTCCTCAAGGCCTGCGCCGCGTTCCCGGGCGTTGGTGTCCAGGCGCACGCCGCCGCTCTCAAGTTCGGGTTCACCACCGACCAGTATGTTTCCAATACTCTCATACACATGTACTCGTGCTTCGGCGGTGAGTTTCTTGGGGACGCGCGGAATGTGTTCGACAGAATGGCCAAATCGAGCGCGGTTACTTGGAGCGCGATGATCGGCGGGTATGTGCGTAGCGGGCTGTCGAGTGATGCAGTTGGGTTGTTCAGGGAGATGCAGGCCAGCGGGGTGAGGCCAGATGAGGTCACAATGATTGGTGTTCTGGCAGCAGCTGCAGATTTGGGAGCGCTCGAGCTTGCTCGGTGGGTTGGCCGGTTTGTGGAGAAGGAGGGGATTGGGAAATCTGTGACGCTGTGCAATGCGCTGATTGACGCTCTCGCCAAGTGCGGTGATTTGGATGGGGCTATGGCAGTGTTCCAGGGGATGAAGGAGCGGACTATTGTTTCTTGGACGTCAGTGATTGACGCACTTGCAATGGAGGGTCGTGGGAAGGAGGCTGTGGCGGTGTTCGAGGAGATGAAGACTGCTGGCGTGCGGCCTGATGATGTTGCGTTCATTGGGGTGCTCACTGCGTGTAGCCATGCTGGAATGGTTGATGAAGGTTATGGCTACTTTGAGTCAATGAGGATGGCATATGGCATTGATCCTAAGATCGAGCATTATGGCTGCATGGTAGACATGTTCGGTCGTGCTGGCATGGTCGAGCGGGCAATGGAGTTTGTTCATAAGATGCCCATGAAACCAAACCCAATAATATGGCGGACGCTTGTTGCTGCCTGCCGTGCCCATGGCAGGCTTGAGCTCGGAGAAACCATCACCAGGAACCTTCTAAATGAGTACCCGGCACATGAGGCCAACTACGTCATGCTCTCCAATGTCTATGCGCTGACACGGAGGTGGAAGGAGAAATCAGAGATTAGGAGAGAGATGAGCAAGAGAGGGATCAAGAAGGTGCCAGGTTGCAGCCTTGTTGAGCTCGATGGGGAGGTCCATGAGTTCATAGCTGGTGACGAGTCGCATCCACAGTGGAAAGAGATATACATGATGGTCGAGGAGATGGCGAGGGAGCTCAGGCGTGCTGGGCACATCTCAGCTACATCAGAGGTTCTCCTTGACCTTGATGAGGAGGATAAGGAGGTTGCGCTTCAGTGGCACAGCGAGAAGCTGGCGATTGCATTTGTGCTACTGAGGACTCCTCCTGGTACACAGGTCCGCGTGGTCAAGAATCTCCGAGTATGCTCTGACTGCCATGCAGCAATAAAGTGCATTTCGCTGGTTTATAACCGGGAGATCATTGTGCGTGATCGCAGCAGGTTCCATCGCTTCAAGAATGGCTCCTGCTCGTGCAATGATTTCTGGTGA
- the LOC103625761 gene encoding protein phosphatase 2C 35 has protein sequence MGNSLACFCCGGGAAGRRRHVAPAALPSDPAYDEGLGHSFCYVRPDKVLVPFSADDDDLVADAKAAAAAEEPTTFRAISGAALSANVSTQLSTSVLLLLPDESSSAAAASSSSSGFESSESFAAVPLQPVPRFPSGPICAHGGGFLSGPIERGFLSGPLDAALMSGPLPCAATSARMGGGAVPALRRSLSHGGRRLRNFTRALLARADKFQDSMDLGSAAAAACGAGSAGLQWAQGKAGEDRVHIVVSEERGWVFVGIYDGFNGPDATDFLVSHLYAAVHRELRGLLWDQCEQEEQRDTDPDQPMSTTASYHQDQPANGRRARRSRPPRGADDDQRRWKCEWERDCSSLKPPTQRPPRSSSENDHLAVLKALARALRKTEEAYLDVADKMVGEFPELALMGSCVLAMLMKGEDMYLMNVGDSRAVLGTMDSVDLEEISGGSFDGLVGDGTPLLSALQLTSEHSTSVREEVCRIRNEHPGDPSAISKDRVKGSLKVTRAFGAGFLKQPKWNDALLEVFRIDYVGSSPYITCNPSLYHHRLSTRDRFLILSSDGLYQYFTNEEAVAQVEMFIATTPEGDPAQHLVEEVLFRAANKAGMDFHELIEIPHGDRRRYHDDVSVIVISLEGRIWRSCV, from the exons atgggaaactccctcGCCTGCTTCTGCTGCGGGGGcggcgccgccggccgccgccgccaCGTGGCGCCCGCGGCGCTCCCCTCGGACCCCGCCTACGACGAGGGCCTCGGCCACTCCTTCTGCTACGTCCGGCCGGATAAGGTGCTGGTGCCCTTCTCCGCGGACGACGACGACCTGGTCGCCGACGCCAAGGCGGCCGCCGCGGCCGAGGAGCCCACCACGTTCCGGGCCATATCCGGGGCCGCGCTCAGCGCCAACGTCTCCACGCAGCTCTCCACCTCCGTCCTCCTCCTGCTGCCGGACGAAtcctcctccgccgccgccgcctcctcctcctcctccgggttCGAGAGCTCCGAATCGTTCGCCGCCGTGCCGCTGCAGCCCGTCCCGAGGTTCCCGTCGGGCCCCATCTGCGCGCACGGGGGCGGGTTCCTCTCCGGGCCCATAGAGAGGGGGTTCCTCTCGGGCCCCCTCGACGCGGCGCTCATGTCCGGCCCTCTCCCTTGCGCCGCCACATCCGCCCGCATGGGAGGAGGCGCCGTGCCCGCGCTCCGCCGGAGTCTCTCGCACGGCGGCCGCCGCCTGCGGAATTTTACCCGCGCGCTTCTCGCGCGGGCGGATAAGTTTCAGGATTCGATGGAtctcggctcggccgccgccgccgcctgtggCGCCGGTTCCGCCGGGCTGCAGTGGGCGCAGGGGAAGGCCGGCGAGGACCGCGTCCACATCGTGGTGTCCGAGGAGCGGGGCTGGGTGTTCGTCGGCATCTACGACGGCTTCAACGGTCCCGACGCCACGGACTTCCTCGTCTCCCATCTCTACGCCGCCGTGCACCGCGAGCTCCGCGGCCTGCTCTGGGATCAGTGCGAGCAGGAGGAGCAGCGCGACACAGATCCCGACCAGCCGATGAGCACCACGGCCTCATATCACCAGGACCAGCCCGCCAACGGCCGCCGCGCCCGCCGATCAAGACCGCCGCGCGGCGCCGATGATGACCAACGGCGGTGGAAGTGCGAGTGGGAGCGCGACTGCTCCAGCCTCAAGCCGCCAACTCAGCGCCCTCCTAGGAGCAGCAGCGAGAACGACCACCTCGCCGTGCTTAAGGCACTTGCGCGCGCGCTTCGCAAGACCGAGGAGGCCTACCTGGACGTCGCCGACAAGATGGTCGGCGAGTTCCCGGAGCTTGCGCTTATGGGCTCTTGCGTTCTTGCCATGCTTATGAAAGGAGAGGACATGTACCTCATGAATGTAGGTGACAGCCGGGCTGTGCtgggaacaatggacagtgttgaTCTCGAGGAGATCAGTGGGGGTTCATTTGATGGATTGGTCGGGGATGGCACTCCGCTCTTGTCAGCTCTGCAGCTCACCTCAGAACATAGCACGTCAGTGCGAGAG GAAGTTTGCAGAATACGGAACGAGCATCCCGGAGACCCGTCTGCAATCTCCAAGGACCGCGTGAAGGGCTCGCTTAAGGTGACGAGAGCGTTTGGAGCTGGTTTCTTGAAACAG CCCAAATGGAACGATGCGCTGCTGGAGGTGTTCAGAATAGATTACGTCGGGTCATCCCCGTACATCACGTGCAATCCTTCGCTCTATCACCACAGGCTCAGCACGAGGGACAGGTTCCTGATACTATCGTCAGACGGGCTCTACCAGTATTTCACCAACGAGGAGGCGGTCGCTCAGGTTGAGATGTTCATCGCAACAACCCCTGAGGGCGACCCTGCCCAGCATCTGGTGGAGGAAGTTCTTTTCAGAGCTGCAAACAAAGCAG GAATGGACTTCCACGAATTGATCGAGATACCACATGGCGACCGCCGGCGGTACCACGACGACGTATCTGTCATTGTGATATCTTTGGAGGGCAGGATCTGGAGATCATGCGTGTAA